The DNA region AGCATACAATGCTTTTGTAACGGATGGGGGCTGCTTTAAACAGCGGCAGGCGGTAGTCTGTCATGGCCTGGTTTTCAACCGTACAGCAGATATGGACATTGGGGTAGCCGCTGCCCCAGTCCTCGGGGATGCACTCGGCAAAGCGGTGGATACGCTTTGTAATAAATAAGAAGCTTAAATCTGATCGCTCCCGCATCATCGCCCAGACCTCCGGCCGCCAGGCGTCGGCCGCGTCCAGAAAAAAGTCGGAGGTAAAGCAGGTATACACCATTTCGCCAGGCGGTACCTTCCAGCTGCCGTCCCGCTTTTTCTTCAGCAGCAGATCGAAACAGGCGTTTTTGGATACCTGCTGGCTGTTGCGGTCGTATCGCTCATCCATGCGGTAGACGTAGCAGTTCTGACACCCTGTGCTTATTTTCTGGCAGCCGTGCCAGGGATTCCAGGTGATCGACATAAGGGATTCCTCCTAAAATAATAAAAGGCGTTCCGTTTTGGAACGCCACAGGCGTTTTAAACGCCTCAATCGTATTAATAGACAATGACGGGAGTGCCGTCCTCGACACCATTATAAATGGCCTGAGCAGCTGCGTAGGGTGTGTTGACACAGCCGTGGGAGCCGCTGTTTACATAAATGCTGCCGCCGAAATCCGTCCGCCAGGAGGCGTCGTGAATACCGATGTCGCCAGCGTAGGGCATCCAGAAGGTAACCGGAGAGGCATAACCCTCGCCCTTTAAGGTGACATTCATCGCCTTATAATCAAGGCCGTAAACGCCGCTTGGTGTGGCGAAGCCTCCGCTCAGGCTGCCTGTAACAACCGGGGTGCCGACGACCAGGCTGCCGTTCTTATAGAACCACATGTATTGTCCGCCGAGGCTGATTTCCACATAGGTATTGCCGTAGTCCGGTGAGCCGTGGCTTGCGGCAGTCTGCGCGTAAACGGGTTCCCGGGTGACAGGCTGTCCGGCCTGGATAATCGGGATAAGGGCAGCGACCTCTTCGTCCTGGTCGATCAGCCAGCCGTAATCGCCGGAGGAAATGCTGACACTGCCGCCGCCGCTTGTCTGAAAGCTGCGCGTAATACCATAGGTATCGTACTTGTCGGACAGGTTTGCCACATAGGTGGTCATAAGGTCCTGGTTGAACTGGACGTCCATATTGTCGTCCACTGCCAGCCAGGTATTGATGGTGTTTTTATCCAGCACCTCTGTGGCGTCGCCAAAGGTATAGGTGACCGTGGCGTTCAGGTATTTGTTCATGGTGTCCATGGCCTCTTTAACTTTAGCGGACTCCTTAGTAAAGGAAGGCTTTTTATAGCAGTCGGCCGCTTCCAGATCCAGCTCAGTATCACCGGATAAGATAGCGTTTTTCACGGCTTCCTTGAGCTTGGCAGGATCCAGCTCGTTGCCGGTAACCTCAGGCTCGATGGCGTAGCTCGCGCCGTTAAATTTAGGATAGGCATTGGCGACCTTGACGACCTCGGCGCCGGATACGGCCTGAAGCTGGTTCAGGGCGCTGATGAGCTGGGCCTCGTCATAGCTGAAGGTTGCCTCCAGATCCTGACGGCCCGATGGAAGCAGTGACATCGGCCAGGTAAAAGCATTCTGGTCGTTTAGCATCTGGGAAATCTTGCCATCCGAAATGTAGCGCATGTTGACCTGATCCGCGGCAATGGTTTCGGTTTTTTCGCCGCGTTCTTTTAACGTTAAGGTGTGTGTGGCCGCGTTCTGCTGCATTTCTTCATCGACCTGGGCCGCAGTCTTTCCAGTGACGTTAAAGCCGTTCATGGTGGTGTTAAAATAAAAGCGGGTGCTGAAGTAAAAGCTTAAGCCAAGGTAAATGGCCAGAATAACGGCGGCACCAATGCCGATGCCAATCCAGACCTTTTTATGGCCTTTCTTTTCAGGCATATCCGGCGGCTCCCCGCCATCGCCTGAATCCTTGACCGTGGTGTCATCATCGTCGTCAAAGCTGAGAACCTCGCCGACATCAGGACCGGCATTTTCCGTCTCGCCCTCCGGCGGCTCCGGGGGATCAATGATGGTTTCCGCTTCTGCCTCCGGCGCTGCGGGCTCATCAATTATCACCTCATCCTCCGGGGGGACAGGACGCTCAAACAGAGAGGCGTTCTCAATTGCCTGCTCTTCGCGGGTACGCTCCTCGCGCTGATCTTGTAAATTCTTTTCATCCATAAGATTAAATCCTCTTTTTTTGCAGTATATAGTTGATTTTATCATTTTTTTGGGTAAAGGTAAATCTTTAATTTGTGAATATTAAGCCCTTCCCGAAACTTTAAGAATTATTTTATCCCCAGGTCTGGTTGACAGCCTGGCTTTGGGAAACGTATAATAAATACGCCTGAAACTTATAACGCTGTATCTTTGGAGGTAAGCAAATCATGCTTGAATTTTTTATAAAGCCCGTAGCGTCTGACGGCGGTATCACCTATCTGCCGACAACCGCGGGATACGCTGTGCTCATCGGTCTGATGGCAGTGGTGCTGGTGACCGCCTCGCTGGCTGCCGGGAAAACCGAACACCGTCAGATCAGTACCCGGCATCTGACCTTCTGCGCGGCGGCCATTGCGCTGGCAGTGGTGGCATCGAACATTAAAATCTTCCATTTGCCCACCGGCGGCTCTGTGACGCTGTTCAGCATGCTTTTCATTACGTTGACGGGCTATTGGTACGGCCCCAAAACAGGAATTCTGGCGGCCATCGCCTACGGTATTCTGCAGATGGTGATCGACCCCTTTATCTTATACCCCCTTCAGGTGCTGGTCGATTATGTGCTCGCCTTTGGTGCGCTGGGCTTATCCGGTTTCTTCAGCCAGTCGAAGCACGGGCTGATAAAGGGATACCTGGCCGGAATCTGCGGCCGCTACGTGTTCGCGGTGCTGTCCGGCTGGCTGTTTTTCGGCTCCATGGCCTGGGAGGGATGGGGTGCGCTGCCGTACTCAATGGTGTACAACGCGGTCTATATTTTCTCGGAGGGCGCGCTGACAATGATTCTGCTGGCTGTTCCATCGGTATCGAAGGGACTGGCCCGTGTGCGGGAGATTGCGGAAATTTAAAACGGATAATCTTGCTTAAGGCAGGATACCGCCGCAAAAAGAGAAAGAAATCACCACCCAGGCTGTGAAAACTCGTCACAGCTGCACTGTCCAGCGTCAAGCGTGTGGACAGTACCATTACTGGTGTAGCAGTAAAACAAAAGAGGCTTCAAAAAAATAAAACACGCCGTGTGAGCGTGTTTTATTTTTTTGATATCTATCGGTTTTTAGGCTGAGGGCTTACAGCTCGGCTTCTTCCTTGCCAAGCTTTTTCCGCTCAACCAGGCGGCCCATAAAGAAAGCCAGAATACCAACGCCAATCCCGGTCTGAAGGCAGAAAATCAGAGATTCTACCTCGCCAGGCAGTTCACCGTTGATCATGGTCTCAAGCACAGGGGTGAACCAGGGCTCGTATTCGCCGCCCTGAATTTCTTCAATCATTGTGCTGCCCGCGTCGTCAGAACCGCCAAATTCAGCGCCCTGAAGGGCAAAAAGTGGTACGACCACCAGTAAAGCCACAATCACCAGGAGAACGATCACTAATTTTTTGTTTTTGCTCATTTTACACTTCCTCCGATGCTAAGAAGCCAATGGATTTGAGTTCCGGGCTTGCGTAGGTTTCTAAAGCGATAACGATAATAACCGTTAAAATCCCTTCGATGATGGCCAGCGGCAGCTGAGTCGGGGCAAAGACACCCAGGAATTTTACAGCCGATGCGGCCACACCGCCCTGTTCAGAAGGATAAGCCAAAGCCAGCTGGAAACTGGTAATACAGTAGGTGAACAAATCCCCAAGCGCGGCGGCAAGAAAAACGCCAACCTTGCGGTTAACCTTCAGCTTCTGGCAGAGCTTGTAGATGCCAAAAGACACAAAGGGGCCGGCAATGGCCATTGAAAAGGTGTTTGCGCCAAGGGTGGTTAAGCCGCCGTGCGCCAGCAGGATGGCCTGGAATAATAAGACGATGATGCCAAGAATACTGACCGCGCTTGGTCCAAATAAGATGGCCCCAAGACCTGTACCCGTCATGTGGGAACAACTGCCTGTTACAGAAGGGATCTTGAGTGATGAAATAACGAAAATGAAAGCGCCAGCCATGGCCAGAAGCGTAATGGATCTTCTGTTGCCCGTCAGGGTTTTCTTAATTGAGAAAAACCCGGCAGCTAAAAAGGGAATACAGATAACGCCCCATGCAATGCAGTACCCCACAGGAAGATAGCCCTCCATAATATGCATTGCGTTTGCGGCGGGTACAATCCCGAATACAAGCGCCCACGCGCCCAGCAGTGTGACAAACTTTCTTTGGTTCTTTGTCATTTTTACCTCCTCCAAAAATGAATTTTACCGGGCTACGATTCAATCAACAGGACAGCAGGGCGAAAAAAAACCGCTTACCAGACGGATAAGCAGTGAAAGTACGAAATAACGAATCCTAAAACCTTATAATTTCGTCCTGACACTCAGTTATCTCCTCGTAACCAAATGTATTGCAGTTTTAATGATCAGCATCCTGACTTGACTTGCGTCTCACAGTGGCGGGACCGTTTGGGATTTACACCCAATTATGCTTTAACCATCGTTTGTGATGGAAACCATTAAAGTGCGCCGGTGTACCGGCTACGCTTTTAATTATAGCACCTTGTTCCATAATGTCAATAAGAAAAGTTGAATTTTTTTAAAAAAGAGCAGAAATAATTATACACATACCCCCTATATGTATTTTGAGCGTTCAAGTTAAGAGTATAAGAAAAAAATATGGATAATCTTAAATGCTTTTTGATTATTTGACAAAATCGTAAAAATAAACTACAATAGGTTCTGAAATTGACTTTCAAAACTTTTTATATATAATTAATGCGTTAAAATAAATATAAGAAACAAAACAGCCGTTTGAAGAATAAAACCATTATATGGAAATAAAAGAAACATTTCGGAAGTTTTATTGTTTTGACTTATGAAAAGTTCCTGCCGCAAGGATAAGAGCAATGCGGCTGAAAGTCCAGTCAGAAGAAGAAATTTTGGAGGAAACAGATGAGTGAGAGCGCAAAACGTATCGAGGCTTTTTCAAAAAAAGACCTGCCAAAGACAAATATCAA from Eubacterium sp. 1001713B170207_170306_E7 includes:
- a CDS encoding DUF5131 family protein; protein product: MSITWNPWHGCQKISTGCQNCYVYRMDERYDRNSQQVSKNACFDLLLKKKRDGSWKVPPGEMVYTCFTSDFFLDAADAWRPEVWAMMRERSDLSFLFITKRIHRFAECIPEDWGSGYPNVHICCTVENQAMTDYRLPLFKAAPIRYKSIVCSPLLGPIDLTPWLDPSWVCQVTVGGESGLNARVCHYDWILSLHRQCVDAGVAFHFQQTGARLIKDHKLYRIRRKDQHSQARKAGINYTP
- a CDS encoding L,D-transpeptidase family protein — protein: MDEKNLQDQREERTREEQAIENASLFERPVPPEDEVIIDEPAAPEAEAETIIDPPEPPEGETENAGPDVGEVLSFDDDDDTTVKDSGDGGEPPDMPEKKGHKKVWIGIGIGAAVILAIYLGLSFYFSTRFYFNTTMNGFNVTGKTAAQVDEEMQQNAATHTLTLKERGEKTETIAADQVNMRYISDGKISQMLNDQNAFTWPMSLLPSGRQDLEATFSYDEAQLISALNQLQAVSGAEVVKVANAYPKFNGASYAIEPEVTGNELDPAKLKEAVKNAILSGDTELDLEAADCYKKPSFTKESAKVKEAMDTMNKYLNATVTYTFGDATEVLDKNTINTWLAVDDNMDVQFNQDLMTTYVANLSDKYDTYGITRSFQTSGGGSVSISSGDYGWLIDQDEEVAALIPIIQAGQPVTREPVYAQTAASHGSPDYGNTYVEISLGGQYMWFYKNGSLVVGTPVVTGSLSGGFATPSGVYGLDYKAMNVTLKGEGYASPVTFWMPYAGDIGIHDASWRTDFGGSIYVNSGSHGCVNTPYAAAQAIYNGVEDGTPVIVY
- a CDS encoding energy-coupled thiamine transporter ThiT; this translates as MLEFFIKPVASDGGITYLPTTAGYAVLIGLMAVVLVTASLAAGKTEHRQISTRHLTFCAAAIALAVVASNIKIFHLPTGGSVTLFSMLFITLTGYWYGPKTGILAAIAYGILQMVIDPFILYPLQVLVDYVLAFGALGLSGFFSQSKHGLIKGYLAGICGRYVFAVLSGWLFFGSMAWEGWGALPYSMVYNAVYIFSEGALTMILLAVPSVSKGLARVREIAEI
- a CDS encoding energy-coupling factor ABC transporter substrate-binding protein, which translates into the protein MSKNKKLVIVLLVIVALLVVVPLFALQGAEFGGSDDAGSTMIEEIQGGEYEPWFTPVLETMINGELPGEVESLIFCLQTGIGVGILAFFMGRLVERKKLGKEEAEL
- a CDS encoding energy-coupling factor ABC transporter permease, whose product is MTKNQRKFVTLLGAWALVFGIVPAANAMHIMEGYLPVGYCIAWGVICIPFLAAGFFSIKKTLTGNRRSITLLAMAGAFIFVISSLKIPSVTGSCSHMTGTGLGAILFGPSAVSILGIIVLLFQAILLAHGGLTTLGANTFSMAIAGPFVSFGIYKLCQKLKVNRKVGVFLAAALGDLFTYCITSFQLALAYPSEQGGVAASAVKFLGVFAPTQLPLAIIEGILTVIIVIALETYASPELKSIGFLASEEV